The proteins below come from a single Fusobacterium varium genomic window:
- a CDS encoding manganese efflux pump, translated as MNILQVILIGIGLSMDAFAISLCHGLCKKNISLNDILQPAIIFGGFQALMPIIGFFIGSIFSEKISQYGNIIAFIILVYLGINMIKEAKSEENEECSCKTDRENKLKNLLFMGIATSIDALAVGFTFSLTEVTNIYFQGSVIGIVTFIIAGCGVIMGHKFGTLLESKAQYLGGAILILIGIKTLIGNFL; from the coding sequence TTGAATATTTTACAAGTGATACTTATAGGAATTGGTTTATCTATGGATGCTTTTGCTATCTCTCTTTGTCATGGACTTTGCAAAAAAAATATTAGCTTAAATGATATTCTTCAACCTGCCATTATATTTGGAGGTTTTCAAGCATTGATGCCAATAATCGGATTTTTTATTGGAAGTATATTCAGTGAAAAAATTTCTCAATATGGGAATATAATTGCATTTATAATTTTAGTTTACCTAGGAATAAATATGATTAAAGAAGCTAAAAGTGAAGAGAACGAAGAGTGTAGCTGTAAAACAGATAGAGAGAATAAACTAAAAAATCTTTTATTTATGGGAATTGCTACTAGTATTGATGCTCTTGCTGTAGGATTCACTTTTTCATTAACAGAAGTAACTAATATCTATTTTCAAGGTTCAGTAATAGGAATAGTTACCTTTATTATTGCAGGATGTGGAGTTATTATGGGGCATAAATTTGGAACTCTTTTAGAGAGTAAGGCTCAATATTTAGGAGGAGCAATTTTAATTTTAATAGGAATAAAAACATTAATTGGAAACTTTTTATAG
- a CDS encoding ACT domain-containing protein, with protein MKCVITVFGKDKVGIIAKTCAYLSEVNINILDISQTIVDGYFNMMMIVDISKISKPMEVAAEELKGIGKELGVIVSMQHEDIFNCMHRI; from the coding sequence ATGAAGTGTGTTATTACTGTATTTGGTAAGGATAAAGTAGGTATCATAGCTAAAACATGTGCTTATTTATCAGAGGTAAATATAAATATCCTTGATATTTCTCAAACTATTGTAGATGGATATTTTAATATGATGATGATTGTTGATATTTCTAAAATATCAAAACCTATGGAAGTAGCTGCTGAAGAGCTAAAAGGAATAGGAAAAGAGCTAGGTGTTATTGTTTCAATGCAACATGAAGATATCTTTAATTGTATGCACCGTATCTAA
- a CDS encoding YifB family Mg chelatase-like AAA ATPase, which produces MNIRVFSSSYLGVEPYLIEVEIDISNGLPIFSIVGLGDTAISESKDRIKTALKNCDYKVEPKRMIVNLSPAGIKKEGAQFDLPIAVGIMLAMGYIRDKNDILDNYIFLGELSLDGKVRGIKGIINSMILAKEKNYTGVVLPLENLEEASLIEGIDIIPVSHLKEVADFISNNTKPIFEKPQRKLNIEYKVDFSEVKGQTLAKRGMEIAAAGGHNILLIGSPGSGKSMLAKRMITILPPMTENEIIQSTKIYSVAGELNSENPIINKRPFRAPHHTSSPTAIIGGGKKISPGEITLASNGILLLDELAEFPRSVLESLRQPLEDGKISITRAHYKVNFPSKFLLVGTSNPCPCGFYFEGGKCSCSQHEVTKYMKKLSGPIMDRIDIHIEMRRLSEDELMNSSVAESSEEIRKRVIRVREIQRERFGNDEVLNSNMSSSDIKKYCKILPEDREYFKSAIQMLGISARGYDKILKTARTIADLDDSIEIKRFHLMEALSFRRK; this is translated from the coding sequence ATGAATATTAGAGTTTTTAGTTCTAGTTATTTAGGTGTTGAACCTTACTTAATAGAAGTAGAAATAGATATTAGCAATGGACTTCCTATTTTTTCAATAGTAGGATTAGGAGATACTGCTATTTCTGAAAGTAAAGATAGAATAAAAACAGCTCTGAAAAATTGTGATTATAAAGTTGAACCAAAAAGAATGATAGTTAATCTATCCCCAGCAGGGATAAAAAAAGAGGGGGCTCAATTTGATTTGCCAATAGCTGTGGGAATAATGTTGGCTATGGGATATATTAGAGATAAAAACGACATTTTAGATAACTATATTTTTCTTGGAGAGCTATCCCTTGATGGAAAAGTAAGAGGAATAAAGGGAATAATAAATAGTATGATTTTAGCCAAAGAAAAAAATTATACAGGAGTTGTACTTCCTCTAGAAAATTTAGAAGAGGCTAGTTTAATTGAGGGAATAGATATTATTCCTGTATCTCATTTAAAAGAGGTAGCAGATTTTATAAGTAATAACACTAAACCTATTTTTGAAAAACCTCAAAGAAAATTGAATATAGAGTATAAAGTTGATTTTAGTGAGGTAAAAGGTCAAACCCTAGCTAAAAGAGGAATGGAGATTGCAGCAGCAGGTGGACATAATATTCTTTTAATAGGGAGTCCAGGTTCAGGAAAATCAATGTTAGCAAAGAGAATGATAACAATTTTACCACCTATGACAGAAAATGAGATAATTCAAAGTACTAAAATTTATAGTGTTGCTGGAGAGTTAAATAGTGAAAATCCTATTATTAACAAACGTCCTTTTAGAGCCCCTCATCATACAAGTTCACCAACAGCTATTATAGGTGGTGGAAAAAAGATAAGCCCCGGAGAGATAACTTTAGCATCAAATGGAATTTTACTTTTAGATGAGTTAGCAGAGTTTCCAAGAAGTGTATTAGAAAGTTTACGTCAACCTTTAGAAGATGGAAAAATATCTATAACAAGAGCACATTATAAGGTGAATTTTCCAAGCAAATTTTTATTAGTAGGAACGAGTAATCCTTGTCCATGTGGGTTCTATTTTGAAGGGGGTAAATGCAGTTGTTCTCAACATGAAGTTACTAAATATATGAAAAAGCTTTCAGGTCCTATTATGGATAGAATAGATATTCATATTGAGATGAGAAGATTGTCAGAAGATGAGCTTATGAATAGTTCAGTTGCAGAAAGTTCAGAAGAGATTAGAAAGAGGGTTATAAGGGTTAGAGAGATTCAAAGAGAAAGGTTTGGAAATGATGAAGTTTTAAATAGCAATATGTCCTCTTCAGATATAAAAAAATATTGTAAGATTTTGCCAGAGGATAGAGAGTATTTTAAAAGTGCTATTCAGATGTTAGGAATTTCAGCTAGAGGTTATGATAAAATTTTAAAAACTGCTAGAACAATAGCTGATTTAGATGATAGTATTGAGATAAAACGTTTTCATTTGATGGAAGCTCTTTCTTTTAGAAGGAAATAA
- a CDS encoding LysR family transcriptional regulator, giving the protein MTLRHLQIFVEVAKCGKMSQAATNLFVSQPTVSQAIGELESHYNIKLFERYPKTLSITEKGKIFLEQAKHVLEAFHTLETTIKNPNYEYTLNIGVTITVGSCIISDILKVFKEKYPNIKVKVYANNTKVIEEKLLTNELDIGLVEGMIKSFTLISKPIIEDRLVLVCGSEHPILKKENISLQDLENEAFLLREEGSGTRELFINFMHSKGVTIDVTWECSNPAAIIQGVINNHGLSVISARLIENELKNGKLHIINIEDFQWPRSFKLVYHKNKYKNTAIKNFVEVAQEYK; this is encoded by the coding sequence ATGACTTTAAGACACTTACAAATTTTTGTAGAAGTAGCAAAATGTGGAAAAATGAGCCAAGCTGCAACTAACTTATTTGTTTCTCAACCAACAGTAAGTCAAGCTATTGGAGAACTAGAATCACATTACAATATTAAGTTATTTGAAAGATATCCTAAAACTCTTTCTATAACAGAAAAAGGAAAGATCTTTTTAGAACAGGCTAAACATGTACTAGAAGCTTTTCACACTTTAGAAACTACTATTAAAAATCCTAATTATGAATATACCTTAAATATAGGGGTAACTATAACAGTTGGAAGTTGTATTATCAGTGATATTCTAAAAGTATTTAAAGAAAAATACCCAAATATAAAGGTTAAAGTCTATGCCAATAATACTAAAGTTATTGAAGAAAAACTTTTAACAAATGAATTGGATATTGGGTTAGTTGAGGGAATGATTAAAAGTTTTACACTGATAAGCAAACCTATTATAGAAGATAGACTTGTTTTAGTTTGTGGTAGTGAGCATCCTATTTTAAAGAAAGAAAATATAAGTTTACAAGATTTAGAAAATGAAGCCTTTCTTTTAAGAGAAGAGGGAAGTGGAACAAGAGAACTTTTTATTAATTTTATGCACTCAAAGGGAGTAACTATTGATGTTACTTGGGAATGTAGTAACCCTGCTGCAATAATTCAAGGAGTAATTAATAATCATGGACTCTCTGTAATATCAGCTAGATTAATTGAAAATGAATTGAAAAATGGTAAACTTCACATAATAAATATTGAAGATTTTCAATGGCCTCGTTCATTTAAGTTAGTTTATCATAAAAATAAATATAAAAATACAGCTATAAAAAATTTTGTTGAAGTAGCTCAAGAATATAAGTAG
- a CDS encoding DUF4438 domain-containing protein, with protein sequence MIKTNKEFLVKQSVGGKVHSPIIASPYRISRDGVPMILPATGGISYNVKVGDSCMKWVGDHVEPGVSVRNENTNENNALMVLGCIGNEAKIMSGDAKGATGFVTGGHGGIEHTLIYFDDETLEKLNIDDKILVKAFGQGLKIEGFDDIVCMNIDPELLEKMDIRVTEDGCLEVPVATEIPPYLMGSGVGSSTAFSGDYDIMTGDKEANEKYGINDLRFGDIVLLQDCNNCFGRDYLKGSVTIGVVVHSDCIKAGHGPGVTAIMSCPTSKIKGRKDKNANIAYYMNVMR encoded by the coding sequence ATGATAAAAACAAATAAAGAATTTTTAGTTAAACAATCAGTTGGAGGAAAGGTTCACAGTCCAATTATAGCTTCACCTTATAGAATTTCTAGAGATGGAGTACCTATGATACTTCCTGCTACTGGAGGAATTTCATACAATGTAAAAGTTGGAGATTCTTGCATGAAATGGGTTGGGGATCATGTTGAGCCTGGTGTAAGTGTTAGAAATGAAAATACTAATGAAAATAATGCTCTTATGGTACTTGGTTGCATAGGAAATGAAGCTAAAATTATGTCTGGAGATGCTAAAGGAGCTACTGGTTTTGTAACTGGTGGACATGGTGGTATTGAACATACATTAATATATTTTGATGATGAAACTTTAGAAAAATTAAATATAGATGACAAAATTTTAGTTAAAGCTTTTGGACAAGGATTAAAAATAGAAGGATTTGATGATATTGTTTGTATGAATATAGATCCAGAGCTTTTAGAAAAAATGGATATTAGAGTTACTGAAGATGGATGTTTAGAAGTTCCAGTAGCTACTGAGATACCACCATATTTAATGGGTTCTGGTGTGGGAAGTTCAACAGCTTTCTCTGGGGATTATGATATTATGACTGGGGATAAAGAAGCTAATGAAAAATATGGTATCAATGATTTAAGATTTGGAGATATAGTTCTTCTTCAAGATTGCAATAACTGCTTTGGTAGAGATTACTTAAAAGGGTCTGTTACTATTGGAGTTGTAGTTCACAGCGACTGTATAAAAGCTGGACATGGACCAGGAGTAACAGCTATAATGAGTTGTCCTACTTCTAAAATTAAAGGAAGAAAAGATAAAAACGCTAATATAGCTTATTATATGAATGTTATGAGATAA